The Syntrophales bacterium genomic sequence TTGTCAAGAGATTTAATGACCTTTCATAGTGTTGCGATGGGACAGGAGGTTGGCATTTCATGAGAGTGGAGATGCGAATACTCGGTTACGATCCGGTTCCTTATGATTTTGCACTCGAATGGCGGAGATATCAAGAAACTATAGAATAACTTGTTCGCGGCACGTCGCTGGAGCGCTTAGCTCGCCCCGTTCGGCGAAAAATATACAACGTGCAGATTGGGAGCCAAAAGAATAAAATCGGGCGAATGCGATAGCCCATGTCAAGGAGGTAACGATGAATTCAAATGATATTTCCATATTAGACCTAAGTCCGCCAGAAAAATTACAACTGGTAGAAGACCTATGGGATGATCTAGCGGCTGCCCCGTCAGAGGTTCCTGTATATGAATGGCAAAAGGAAGAGT encodes the following:
- a CDS encoding addiction module protein; translation: MNSNDISILDLSPPEKLQLVEDLWDDLAAAPSEVPVYEWQKEELARRKANLMSKPASMLSWDEVKHRIRSRYGR